CCCAGTACAGCCATGGTACCGAATGTCGCGGCCGTGATAAAGAAGGTCTGATAGATGGTACTGGCCGCATAGGTATAGAAGATGTAGCTCATGCTGATACCCATGATCACCGAGAAACCGATGAAGAGCAGCATCAAACTCATATAGGATAAGCGTTGCAGAGCCGCACCCATGGCAATGACGATTCCTAAAGGTGCGAGCATGGCCACCCAGCCTAGGACAGAATGACCTCCTGTGGGGGTATAAAGCAGACTGAAGAGGGACTCCTGACTGGCAAAACCGTAGGCAGTGAATGCCGTGATCATCAATGCCCCGGTCATCCAACTGAACACATTGGTCATAAAGGCCTGCAGGTCGGTGCCCGTAGCTTCTGCAGACGTGATAATGGGTCCTTGATATCCTCTTTCTTCCAAATTATCCATTGAAAATCTCGTTTTGCGGTTCAGACTGTAGCGGTCATCAATTGTGCCAATTTCTCGACACAGGACAGGATGTCAGCTTCGGTATTGTATCGGCTGAAACTGAATCGAATGGAGGGACCATCGTTCTTCTTCTCGATCTCTGCCAATACATGTGAACCCAGATTACTCCCTGAAGAACAGGCACTCCCTCCCGAGCATGCAATTCCCTCGATATCCAATCGGAATAGCATCATGGAAGCGATATCACTATCGGGGAAGTTGACGTTGAGTACGGTATACAGACTGTCTTCCTCACCGCTCATGCCATTGAACTCCACTTCGGGGATGGCCTGCTTCAATTCGGATTTCATCAATTCTTTCAAGCCGCGGATGTGCTGCTCATGCTCCTGCATGTGATCATGGGCCATTTGCAGGGCCTTGGTCAATCCGATGATGCCATAGACATTCTCGGTACCAGCCCTGCGATTGCGTTCTTGTCCGCCCCCATGGATGAGAGGAATGACTCCCAGACTCTTTCTGTGATAGAGGAAACCGATCCCCTTAGGACCGTGGAATTTATGGGCCGACCCGGTAATGAAATCCACAGGCAACTCGGACAGGTCAAAGGGATAATGGGCCATGGTCTGCACCGTATCGCTGTGGAAATAAGCTTCATGTGCCTTACACATTTCTCCAACGACCTTGAGGTCGAGCAGATTCCCGATCTCATTGTTACCATGCATCAGGGATACCAGAGCGCCTTCGTGGTGATGCAGTAGGTCTTCCAGATGATCCAGATCCACTCGTCCCCTCTCATCGGTCTTCACATAATGCACACGCGCCAGGTCGATCCTATCCACATGTTCTACGCAATGCACCACAGCATGATGCTCGATCTTGGTGGTAATGACATCCTTGACACCCAATTTCCTTACTGCGGTATAGATGGCCAGATTATCGGCCTCGGTCCCGCCTGAGGTGAAGCATATCTCGGCCGGACTGCAATGGAGCATCTTGGCCACATCTCTCCGGCAGGTCTCTATGGCATCCTTGACCTTACGTCCGAAGGCATGGGTAGAGGAGGGATTCCCATAGTGCTCGCGCATGAAGGGGATCATCTCATCCACCACTTCAGGGGCCATGGCCGTGGTGGCCGCATTATCCAGATAGATTCTTTCCATGATTCAGGGTCAAAGGACAAATGTAAATATCTAGCATCTCCACCTAAGTAACAACGGTCATTCATGATTCATACATTCGTCATCCTAGCATTCCATGCTTCCATGAACTCTTTGTTGCAAC
This is a stretch of genomic DNA from Flavobacteriales bacterium. It encodes these proteins:
- a CDS encoding Bax inhibitor-1/YccA family protein; the encoded protein is MDNLEERGYQGPIITSAEATGTDLQAFMTNVFSWMTGALMITAFTAYGFASQESLFSLLYTPTGGHSVLGWVAMLAPLGIVIAMGAALQRLSYMSLMLLFIGFSVIMGISMSYIFYTYAASTIYQTFFITAATFGTMAVLGYTTKTDLTKFGRLLFMGLIGIILAMVVNWFLGSSQLDYIISIIGVLVFTGLTAYDVQRLKRIGLSIPGGTEIAGKAAIMGALSLYLDFINLFLMLLRLFGGRD
- a CDS encoding cysteine desulfurase — protein: MERIYLDNAATTAMAPEVVDEMIPFMREHYGNPSSTHAFGRKVKDAIETCRRDVAKMLHCSPAEICFTSGGTEADNLAIYTAVRKLGVKDVITTKIEHHAVVHCVEHVDRIDLARVHYVKTDERGRVDLDHLEDLLHHHEGALVSLMHGNNEIGNLLDLKVVGEMCKAHEAYFHSDTVQTMAHYPFDLSELPVDFITGSAHKFHGPKGIGFLYHRKSLGVIPLIHGGGQERNRRAGTENVYGIIGLTKALQMAHDHMQEHEQHIRGLKELMKSELKQAIPEVEFNGMSGEEDSLYTVLNVNFPDSDIASMMLFRLDIEGIACSGGSACSSGSNLGSHVLAEIEKKNDGPSIRFSFSRYNTEADILSCVEKLAQLMTATV